A genome region from Dickeya chrysanthemi NCPPB 402 includes the following:
- the aroQ gene encoding type II 3-dehydroquinate dehydratase produces MADKFHILLLNGPNLNLLGTREPEKYGHTTLAEIVSRLEQDAAALNVRLSHLQSNAEHELIDRIHQARGNTDFILINPAAFTHTSVALRDALLAVSIPFIEIHLSNVYAREPFRHHSYLSDVSAGVICGLGADGYHYGLQTAVKRLSTSN; encoded by the coding sequence ATGGCAGACAAGTTTCACATTTTGCTCCTTAACGGTCCAAACCTGAATCTGCTGGGAACCCGTGAGCCGGAGAAATACGGCCATACGACGCTGGCGGAGATCGTGAGCCGGCTGGAACAAGATGCGGCAGCGCTGAACGTGCGGCTTTCCCACCTGCAGTCGAATGCAGAACATGAGCTGATTGACCGAATCCATCAGGCCAGAGGAAATACCGATTTCATTCTGATTAACCCGGCAGCGTTTACCCACACCAGTGTGGCGTTGCGGGATGCTCTGTTGGCGGTCTCCATCCCGTTTATCGAAATCCACCTGAGTAACGTGTACGCACGTGAGCCCTTCCGTCACCACTCCTACCTGTCTGATGTGTCGGCTGGGGTGATCTGCGGTCTGGGCGCAGATGGATACCATTATGGTTTACAGACGGCAGTCAAACGCCTGTCTACGTCCAATTAA
- the msrQ gene encoding protein-methionine-sulfoxide reductase heme-binding subunit MsrQ gives MRLTSRHIIALKVVLHLAAFLPLIWLVFAVNQGEFSADPAKDIQHFTGRMALKLLLATLMVTPLARYGKQPLLIRCRRLLGLWCFAWASLHLLSYTLLELGVNHLDLLGKEILLRPYLTLGMVSWLILLALTFTSTQSAQRKLGSGWQTLHNLIYLVAIFAPVHYLWSVKSLSPLPIIYALVAVILLLFRYQKLRRWRR, from the coding sequence ATGCGTCTGACCTCCCGACACATCATCGCCCTGAAAGTCGTGCTTCATCTGGCAGCGTTCCTGCCGTTGATTTGGCTGGTGTTCGCCGTTAATCAGGGCGAGTTCAGCGCCGATCCGGCCAAAGATATCCAGCATTTTACCGGCAGAATGGCGCTGAAGCTGCTGCTGGCGACACTGATGGTGACGCCGCTGGCGCGCTACGGCAAACAACCGTTACTGATTCGCTGCCGACGATTACTGGGTCTGTGGTGTTTTGCCTGGGCCAGCCTGCACCTGCTCAGTTATACCTTGCTCGAGTTGGGGGTTAATCACCTCGATTTGCTGGGAAAAGAGATTCTCCTGCGTCCTTACCTGACACTCGGGATGGTAAGTTGGCTGATACTGCTGGCGCTGACATTCACCTCTACGCAGTCCGCGCAGCGAAAACTGGGGTCAGGCTGGCAAACACTGCACAATCTGATTTATCTGGTCGCGATCTTCGCGCCGGTTCATTACCTGTGGTCGGTAAAATCGCTGTCGCCATTGCCGATCATTTACGCTTTAGTTGCCGTCATATTGCTGCTTTTTCGCTACCAGAAGCTGCGTCGATGGCGTCGTTAA
- the accB gene encoding acetyl-CoA carboxylase biotin carboxyl carrier protein gives MDIRKIKKLIELVEESGIAELEISEGEESVRISRTPAPGSYPMMQQAYAPMPQFAPAAAPAAAPAAAAEAAAPAAISGHVVRSPMVGTFYRTPSPDAKPFVEVGQQVKVGDTLCIVEAMKMMNQIEADKAGVVKAILVESGQPVEFDEPLVVIE, from the coding sequence ATGGATATTCGTAAAATCAAGAAGCTGATCGAACTGGTTGAAGAATCCGGCATCGCCGAACTGGAAATCTCCGAAGGCGAAGAGTCGGTACGCATCAGTCGTACTCCGGCACCGGGCAGTTATCCGATGATGCAACAGGCTTACGCGCCGATGCCGCAGTTCGCTCCGGCCGCCGCACCGGCGGCAGCGCCAGCCGCTGCTGCTGAAGCCGCCGCTCCGGCCGCCATCAGCGGTCATGTGGTGCGTTCGCCGATGGTCGGTACGTTCTATCGCACGCCAAGCCCGGATGCCAAACCTTTCGTGGAAGTCGGCCAGCAGGTGAAAGTGGGTGATACCCTGTGCATCGTTGAAGCAATGAAAATGATGAACCAGATCGAAGCGGACAAAGCAGGCGTGGTGAAAGCCATTCTGGTTGAAAGCGGCCAGCCGGTCGAGTTTGACGAGCCACTGGTTGTCATCGAATAA